The proteins below are encoded in one region of Helianthus annuus cultivar XRQ/B chromosome 2, HanXRQr2.0-SUNRISE, whole genome shotgun sequence:
- the LOC110888201 gene encoding uncharacterized protein LOC110888201 — MNFLSLNVRGLGGLDKKGWVKNLRSKHGIHFVAFQETKKDSVRVSDVAGFWGNKKFGMDSVDSVGFSGGMICLFCIFDSWFDKPGFEEEFVKVLKKESVSGGPSDVALMKKLCDLRVNIKKWRDDMLKKNSEEVASALSDMEDIQTIMEERDLTEEDEWILLESNKVLKEEEEQKSRDLKQRSRLRWAKEGDKNSKFFHAMINCRKASNFIHGLEVEGTWVSKPSLIKKEVYRFFRKKFVEDCIYRPRLSCPDIKRISDADSSFPDARFSREEIKGAVFECGDDRAPDPDNFYEHGAINTGCGSSFIAMIPKVRDPIGLKDYRLISLLGIVYKVISKILANRLKRALDSIISESQSAFISGRYILDGPLIVNEVQNWIKRVKKKAFILKIDFEKAYDNINWNFVLDILAQMGFSDKWCLWIKGVITSARASILVNGAPTSEFKCHKGMRQGDPISPFLFFIVMEALSCMISKACSLGIVKGVSLPNSGPVVSHLLSTDDAIILGEWSKDNILNAVRILRCFYACSGLQINFTKSNLFGIGLQLGEVEDMAVLVGCKAESLPFKYLG; from the exons ATGAATTTCCTCTCTCTTAATGTTCGTGGTCTAGGGGGTTTGGATAAGAAGGGATGGGTCAAAAATCTGAGATCTAAACACGGTATCCATTTCGTGGCGTTTCAAGAAACTAAAAAAGATTCGGTGAGGGTCTCTGATGTTGCTGGCTTTTGGGGGAACAAAAAGTTTGGGATGGATAGTGTTGATTCGGTCGGTTTTTCTGGAGGGATGATTT gccttttttgtatttttgattcaTGGTTTGATAAGCCAGGATTTGAAGAAGAGTTTGTCAAGGTCTTGAAGAAGGAGTCTGTGAGTGGTGGTCCCTCAGACGTTGCTCTTATGAAAAAGCTGTGTGATCTTAGAGTCAATATTAAAAAGTGGAGGGATGACATGTTGAAAAAGAACTCTGAGGAGGTGGCTTCGGCTTTGTCCGATATGGAAGATATCCAGACTATTATGGAAGAAAGGGACCTGACTGAAGAAGACGAGTGGATCCTGTTGGAAAGTAACAAAGTCTTAAAAGAGGAGGAAGAACAGAAGAGTAGAGATTTAAAACAAAGATCGAGGCTTAGATGGGCTAAGGAAGGTGACAAAAACTCTAAGTTTTTCCACGCTATGATAAATTGTAGAAAAGCCAGTAACTTCATTCATGGTTTGGAGGTGGAAGGAACATGGGTGTCGAAGCCGTCTTTAATTAAAAAGGAAGTTTACAGGTTTTTTAGAAAGAAGTTTGTTGAAGATTGTATTTACCGCCCTCGGCTTTCTTGCCCAGACATTAAGAGGATTTCTGATGCCGATTCTTCGTTTCCGGATGCTCGGTTTTCGCGTGAGGAGATAAAAGGGGCCGTCTTTGAATGTGGCGACGATCGGGCCCCGGACCCTGACA ATTTTTATGAGCATGGGGCTATAAATACGGGATGCGGTTCATCCTTCATAGCAATGATTCCTAAAGTGAGGGACCCGATCGGGTTGAAAGACTACCGACTGATAAGTTTATTGGGTATCGTTTACAAAGTGATATCTAAGATTTTGGCAAACAGACTTAAGAGGGCGTTGGATTCCATAATTTCTGAGTCTCAGTCTGCTTTTATTAGTGGGAGATACATATTGGATGGTCCGCTTATTGTCAATGAAGTTCAAAACTGGATAAAAAGAGTTAAGAAGAAGGCGTTTATTCTcaagattgattttgaaaaggcaTACGACAACATAAATTGGAACTTCGTGTTGGATATTCTCGCTCAAATGGGTTTTTCTGATAAGTGGTGTTTGTGGATTAAAGGGGTGATCACTTCGGCCAGGGCTTCGATTTTGGTGAACGGTGCCCCGACTTCCGAGTTCAAGTGTCATAAAGGAATGCGCCAAGGGGATCCTATTTCCCCTTTCCTGTTCTTCATTGTTATGGAAGCCCTGTCGTGTATGATTAGCAAGGCTTGCAGTTTGGGCATTGTTAAAGGTGTCTCTCTTCCTAACAGTGGCCCAGTCGTTTCTCATTTACTATCTACTGACGATGCTATCATCCTTGGGGAGTGGAGTAAGGATAATATCCTCAACGCCGTGAGAATTTTGAGATGTTTTTATGCGTGCTCGGGGCTTCAAATAAATTTTACCAAATCGAACCTTTTCGGGATAGGGTTGCAGTTAGGGGAGGTCGAAGATATGGCTGTGTTAGTTGGGTGTAAAGCTGAGTCTCTTCCATTCAAGTATCTCGGTTAG